In Salmo trutta chromosome 24, fSalTru1.1, whole genome shotgun sequence, the DNA window ttgtctaTTTCGTGTGCTAACAGGAAGAGGTGACAAAGAAGCGCACACGTCGTGCCGTGAAGTTCCAGAGGGCCATCACCGGCGCCTCCCTGGCTGAGATCATGGCCAAGAGGAACCAGAAGCCTGAGGTCCGCAAGGCCCAGCGTGAGCAGGCCATCAGGTGAGGACCCGACTCAACCCCCACCAGAACCACGCTTCACCAGAAACGTTTCTTTAGATGTAAAATGGCAATGGCTGGCATGTTGGTGCCAACTAAGTGAACTGTCTACTGGGCACTTATTGTGTGGTGTTCAAAAAGTAAGTTTCTGTcaagtttaacctctctggcgcatgtgggacaaactcgtcccacctacgtaacagccactgaaatccagtggcgcgatttttgaatcgttagaaatactattacttcaatttctcaaacatatgactattttacagctatttaaagacaagaatctcgttaatctaaccccactgtccgatttcaaaaaggctttacaacgaaagcaaaacattagattatgtcagcagagtgcccagccagaaataatcagacacccatttttcaagctagcatatcatgtcacataaacccaaaccacatttacatttaagtcatttagcagacgctcttatccagagcgacttacaaattggtgcattcacctataatatccagtagaacaaccactttacaatagtgcatctaaatcttttaaaggggggggggggttagaaggattactttatcctaaccacagctaaatgcagcactaaccttttatgatcttcatcagatgacacacctaggacattgtgttatacaatacatgcatgtctgttcaatcaagttcatatttatatcaaaaaacagctttttacattagcatgtgacgttcagaaaaagcataacccccgcaaacttccggggaatttactaacagtttgctaaattactcacgataaacgttcacaaaaagcataacaattattttaagaattatagatacattactcctctatgcactcgatatgtccgattttaaaatagcttttcggatgaagcacattttgcaataatctaagtacatagcccggcatcacagggctagatatttagacacccacccaggtcagcctccaccaaaatcacatttcctataagaaaaatgttcttaccttgcttgttcttcgtcagaatacactgccaggacttctacttcaataacaaatgttggtttggtcccaaataatccatcgttatatccaaacagcgacgttttgttcgtgagttctagacactatcagaatgcaacatcacggtctcgcgcatggcgcattggcgtgacaaaaaatgtctaaatattccattaccgtacttcgaagcatgtcaaccgctgtttaaaaccaatttttatgccatttatctcgtagaaaagcgataatattccgaccgggaatatgcattgagcctaaacagccgaattaaatttctcctcaggagcgactcgtgcacgcgcctcattcaaaggtcctctgatccgccacttaccaaaggcgataatgtgtttcagcctgaggcttcctcgtcaaccttcaggtatttcccgggttctgagagcctatcggagccctgggaattgtcacgttacagctaagatccttacttttcaataaacagatgcaagacgcacgactccttgtcagacagggtacttcctgcatgaaaccttgtcaggcttttgcctgccataggagttctgttatactcagacaccattcaaacagttttggaaaattcagagtgttttctatccaaacctgaacaataatatgcatattctagcttctgagttggtgtaggaggcagttaaaaatgggcacatatttttttccaaaattctcaatactgccccctatcccaaacaggttaacatgtGAAGCACATGTAGCTGCTGTTCACACTGTGACACTGTCACCTTACTGTGATACTGTTTTGAATGTAAGATGGAACGGTGAATTGTCAGTCAGGTTTTATTCACTCGTCACTTGTTATTTCTGCAGTCTGGACTCGTGTCTTGTTTTGCTTGTGTGGAATGGGCCTAATTTATATCATTCTGGTCTCCAGAGCTGCCAAGGAGGCCAAGAAGGCAAAGCAGACAACCAAGAAGCCCTCTGCCGCTGGTGCTAAGGTAAGATGGATATATAGACATGTTTATATGATGGTGTGAATCTGATTGTTCAGAAGCCTGTAAGAAACCTTTATGACCTGCATGTATAAAACACAGCAAGGATTCTCTTTTTTCATTTATCTGTGAAATTCAGATTTCTACATTTTTAAAGggacaatcagcagttgctaaatacatttttgtacttATAAATGGATGTTGTCACTTATTTCTTGAATATCACTTGTGTCATGAGCGTAGTTTAACTGCCGTACCTAATCAGAACCTAAAATATTTAATTTGACTTCAATTTTGGTAAACAAAGTGTATATAAAACACTATacagcctcaacatggttaaaactataattgtgttatcatggatggtcagtcctggcatccataggtctgtctatgaatttgagttgCATTTTTTtcagcccatccctcagctttttactgaaacggACAGGCTGTAAGTGTTTCAACTGCTCATTGCCCCTTTAAAGGTACACTCAGGCTTACAAAGTAAAAATTGGCAGTATTGGGTCGACTCCCGCAACTAAGCGTATAGCAAGATGCTGCACGTTCTCCTCAGCAGTTGTCATGTTGCagaagagggaagggggaaaTGGCTCTTTAGTTACTCAATTGCATCCTCTTGCATTGCTctctgctcccgagtggcgcagcggtctaaggcactgcatctgtgctagaggcatcactacgtaccctggtttgatcccgggctgtatcacaacttgctgtgatcgggagtcccatagggcggtgcacaattggtccagtgtcgtccaggttaggggaggggttggccgtggtaggccattattgtaaaataagaatttggtcttaagtgagttgcccagttaaataaaatatatttgcatCACGTTGCTGTTCTTGGACACCTCGTATTGCTGAACATCTGCCTTAAATGGCACCTATGGTTTTAATTTATGCTTGAAATTCTAATGGTACCAAGTGGTTTATCAAGAGCTGTGATGAACTGCATAACCCTAGCACTGTGGTCAGGTACTGAATTGGATTCCAAAGGTGGTTAGTACTTTGTCTAATCTATGAGTACTTTGTCTCCCTCTGTAGGCCCCTGCCAAAGCTGCACCCAAACCCAAGGTGGCAAAGCAAATGAAAGTCAATGCACCTCGTGTTGGAGGAAAACGCTAAACCTTTTTGCTTTGTTGGTTGTGAAATAAACTTTATTGGTAAATAAAGATGTTTGGGCTGTGTGATCTCAAGTTTGTCGGTGCTTTTGTTTTCTATATTTGTGTAATTGACAGTTGTGGTAAGGTCATACACCCTGAACTGTCTTTCTTTACTAGTGTTTTAAGTTTCAATATCACGTGAATATGTACAGTGAAaagcctttcttgcaagctctaaacccaacaatgcagtcatcaataacaatgtaatactaaaaataaggTAGAATAAAAACACTATACAAACAAGAACACAAAGTAAGCATACTAAATACAGGGTCGGTTCGAATACGATTtataatgtgcagggatactggat includes these proteins:
- the LOC115161294 gene encoding 60S ribosomal protein L24 — encoded protein: MKVELCSFSGYKIYPGHGVRYARIDGKVFQFLNAKCESAFLAKRNPRQINWTVLYRRKHKKGQSEEVTKKRTRRAVKFQRAITGASLAEIMAKRNQKPEVRKAQREQAIRAAKEAKKAKQTTKKPSAAGAKAPAKAAPKPKVAKQMKVNAPRVGGKR